From Qipengyuania soli:
CCCTCTTCCGCAATCCGTTCCTGTAGCGCCGCGTGCTGCGGGGGGTAGGCGATGTCGATCCCGCTGGCGATCACGCCCACGGTGCGCGGGAAAGCGCCCTCATGTGCGGCTCCGTCGATGCCTCGGGCAAGACCCGATACGACCGTAAAGCCCGCTTCCGCCAGCGCCGCGCCGAAATCCCGGGCCAGCTTGACTGCCGCCGCGCTCGAATTGCGGGCACCGACCAAGGCGACACAAGGCTGGTCGAGCAGCGAGACATCCCCGCGCCAAGTCAGGATCGGCGGCGCGCCGTCGATCTCCCCCAGCAGAGCGGGATAGGAAGGCTGGTCGTGAAACAGGTATTTTGCGCCCGCCGCGCGCACCGCCTCGACTTCGCGCTCGATCGTTTCGACCCTGGCGGGACGATACTGCCGCCCTCCCCGCGCCGAAAGCTCCGGCAACGCGTCGATCACCGTACCGGCATTGCCGAATCGCTGCAGCAACATGGCGTAGCTGACCGGCCCGATATTGGGCGAGCGCAACAGGCGGATGCGCGCAAACGCCTCCTCCTGCGTCAGTACCGGATGCGCCGGAGCGTTCACTCTTCGGGCTTGGCCTTCGATCCGCCGACCCTGGGTTCGGTGCCTGCCATCAGCCGCTTGATGTTTTCACGATGCAGCCAGATCACCAACACGGCGATGATCGCCATTACCTTGGCAAAGGTTGGCTGGCCGATGAGGAATGCGGCAATCGCGGCTGCAACCACCGCGCTCATGCCCGCGAGCGAACTGATGCGGGTAATCGCCAGCATTCCGATCCACACCACGGCGTAGGTCAGTCCGAGCGGCACGGCGAGGCCAAAGGATACGCCGGCATTGGTCGCCACGCCCTTGCCACCCTTGAAGCCCAGCCACACGGGGAAGCAATGGCCGAGTACGGCGAACAGCGCGGTCCAGCCCATGTCCTCCCAGAACAATTGCCTGGCGATGAGGACAGGGATCAGCCCCTTGGCAAGGTCGAGCAGCAATGTCGCGGCAGCCAGCCCCTTGCTGCCTGTGCGCAGCACGTTGGTCGCGCCGATGTTACCGCTGCCGATCGAGCGGATGTCGCCCTTCCCGCCCAGTTTGGCGATGATCAAGCCGAAGGGGATCGAGCCGAAGGCATAGCCGAGCAGCGCGGCATAAAGCGTCGTGATGGTCATGTCAGTCAGCACAATTCACCCCGCATTTTCCGCGCAAGCTTGCTGAATGCCCGCACTTTCTACTAGCGCAGCATCTAGAGTGATCCGGTGCAGTTCGACAAGCACCGGCACGGTGGAAAAGGACCGTTGTGAACGCATCCGCACCAATCCTGCTGTTCGATTCCGGCGTCGGCGGGCTGACCGTGCTGGCCGAGGTGCGGAAAGCCCTGCCCGACGCGCCGGTCATCTATGCCGCCGACATGGCCGGCCTGCCCTATGGCACCAAAAGCGAGGCGGAAATCGCCGCGCGCGTTGCCGGTCTGCTCGGGCGCATGGCCGAACGGTGGCAACCGCGCCTGATCTGCATCGCCTGCAATACGGCCAGCACCATTGCGCTCGGCATGGTGCGCGACGTGCTCGAAATCCCCATCGTCGGAACGGTTCCGGCCATCAAGCCCGCCGCTTCATTGACGACGACCGGTACCTTCGGCCTGCTCGGGACCGAGGCGACCATTCGCCAGGCCTATGTCGACAATCTCGAGCGCGAGTTTGCGGGCGGCAAGCGCTTGCTGCGCCACGGCGCGAACGGACTTGTCCCGTTGGCCGAAGCCAAGCTGCGCGGCGAGGACGTTAGCGTCGAAGCAGTGGCTCGCGAAATTGCGGGGCTGCTATCGCTGGACGGCGCGGATTCGATCGACACGCTGGTCCTCGCGTGCACGCACTTCCCGCTGCTCGAGGACGAATTGAGGCAGGCAATCGGCCGTGACGTAAGGTTCGTTCACGGGGCCGAGGGCATCGCCCGGCGTGTCGCCTATCTCACCCAAGGCCAGTCGTTCGAGCGGGATGGTCCGGACAGGGCCGTGACCACCGGTGACCTTGCCGATTTCCATCGCCTCGCGTCGACCTTCGCCCGGTACGGTATCGAGCGGCTGGAGAAGTTCTAGGGCAATGGCGGAAGATCGCGTCACGCTCGCGGAACGCAGCCTGCAGCGGCTGGCAGACGAGCGTGGCGACGTGACCGGTGAAATGATCGACGCCTATTATCGCCGGCATCCCGACGCCCGCGCCTCGTTCGAGCACCATGGCCTCGGACATACGCACGAGCTCGAAGCGCGAATGGCGACGGAGGCGCTCTTCCTGCTCCTGCAATGGGTCGAATCCCCGCCCACAGCACGGATCGATCATGGGACGGCAATAGTCCATCACAACGACACCATGCTGATCCCTCCGCGCTGGTACCTTGGCCTGGTCGACGCCGCGCTGGAGATCCTTTTCGAGACGATACCGGCTGATTGCGACGACGAGAGGGAGATGTGGCTGGAGGTCAGGCAGGAATTCGCATCTTTCGTCGAAAGCCTGCGACAGGACTTCTTCCGCAGCGACGGCGGGGCACCCCTTCCCGACTTCCGCCCGCCTAATACTTAAGAACCATTCGCAAAGATCGCGGTGGAATTCCGCGGTTTTCCGCCCTATGGGCAGAGCCATTCCAGGCCGCGGACGGGCGGTGTTGAGACGGGCGGACCCCGCGTGAACTACGACCAGATTTTCGACCAGGCTATCGACCGCCTTCACGAGGAAGGCCGCTATCGCGTCTTCATCGATATCCTGCGCAACAAGGGCGCGTTCCCGAACGCACGCTGCTTCGCCGGACACAACGGGCCCAAGCCGGTCACCGTCTGGTGTTCGAACGACTATCTCGCCATGGGCCAGCACCCCAAGGTCATCGCTGCCATGGAAGAGGCGCTGCATGACGTCGGTGCGGGTTCGGGCGGCACGCGCAACATCGGCGGCAATACGCACTACCACATCCAGCTCGAGCAGGAACTGGCCGATCTTCACGGCAAGGAAGGCGCGCTGCTGTTCACCAGCGGCTATGTCTCGAACGATGCGACGCTCTCGACGCTCGCCAAGCTGCTGCCGGGCTGTGTCATCTTCTCGGACGAGCTCAACCACGCCAGCATGATCGCCGGCATCCGCAACGCGGGTTGCGAGAAGCGGGTGTGGCGCCACAACGATGTCGAGCATCTCGAAGAACTGCTCGCCGCCGAGGACCCGGATACGCCCAAGCTGATCGCATTCGAGAGCGTCTATTCGATGGACGGCGACGTTGCCCCGATCCACGCGATCTGCGACCTCGCCGAGAAGTACAATGCGCTGACCTACATCGACGAGGTCCACGCGGTCGGCATGTACGGCAAGCGTGGTGGCGGCATTTCGGAGCGTGACGAGGCCGCGCACCGCATCGACATTATCGAAGGCACGCTGGGCAAGGCGTTCGGCGTAATGGGTGGCTACATCGCTGCCGACACCCGCATCATCGACTGCATCCGCAGCTATGCCCCGGGCTTCATCTTCACAACCTCGCTCTCCCCGGTGCTGGTCGCAGGCGTGCTCGCCGCAGTCCGCCACCTCAAGTCCTCGAGCGAGGAACGCGACGGCCAGCAGGCCGCAGCCGCCACCCTCAAGCAGAAAATGCGCGATGCGGGCCTGCCGGTGATGGACAGCGTCACGCACATCGTCCCCGTCATGGTTGGCGATCCGGTACGCGCCAAGAAGATCAGCGACATCCTGCTCGCCGAATACGGCGTCTATGTGCAGCCGATCAATTTCCCGACCGTGCCGCGTGGAACCGAGCGCCTGCGCTTCACCCCCGGCCCTGCCCACACGCCGCCGATGATGGACGAACTCGTCGCCGCGCTGGTCGAAATCTGGGGCCGCGTCGAACTGCAGCTGCAGAAGGCGGCGTGAAGCTCCTGACATTGGCGCTGCCGGTCCTGGTGCTGGCAGCTCCCCTCGCAGCAAACGATGACCCAAAGCTGGCACTCGCACGCGAGATCGCCGGCCATTCGCTGCTGGCGACGCTGGGCCCGCTGCAGACCGCTGCAGAGGTCGAGCAAATCATTGCCGATGCGCCCGATCTTACTGCTCAGGAACAGGATGACTTGCGCACCATCGGACGCGAGAAGGCAGAAGAGATCGGCAAGCGCGCGATCGAGGCTGAAGCGCAGGCGATGGCAGCAATGCTGACACTCGAAGATCTCGATGCCATCGCCAGTTTCGAACGCTCGCCCGCAGCAGCGCATCGCCGCGAGATCATGCCGATGATCGTCGGTTCGATCATGCAGGAACTTGCAGGGCTCGACTACAAGGGCGAGGTACGCGCGGCCTTCTGCGAACAGTCCGGCAAGCTCTGCGAGTGACGTTCGCCGAGGGGTGTAACCGGCCTTGCTCAGTCCTATCTAACCGCGATGTTCGGTAGGAACGCTACGACTTTTCGCGAAAATGCGCCCTTGCTCGGGGTGGTCGCCCTCTTGTTGGCGACCTTTGCGCTGCTCGCCATGTTCGGGCATCCAGATGCGACGGCGAAAATAGAGCGCGAACGGTCCGAAACCAGCCTTATCGAAACACTGCCCGCAACCGGCGATGACGTCGGCACCATCGTCTCGGACCTCGCCCCTGACGATGCCAAGGCGCGAAACGAGTCCGTGCCTTTCGCCGACGACGCGCCGCCGCCTGCCAAACCGTTCACGTTTCGCGGCAACGGAATCGACCGCCAACGGGCGCGTGACTGCCTTGCCCTCGCCGCCATGGCCGAGGCAGGTAGCGGCGACGAGGACCAACGCGCCGTGATGCAAGTCGTCCTCAACCGTGTACGACACCCAGCCTTTGCGAAGACCGTCTGCGGGGTCGTGTTCGAAGGCTCCGAGCGCCCCACAGGCTGCCAGTTCACCTTCACCTGCGACGGATCGCTCGACCGGACCTATTCCGACGCCATGTGGCGCTCGGCGCGCGAACGGGCGCAGGAGGCCTTGGGTGGTTACGTGGATGCGAAGGTTGGCAGCGCCACCCACTACCATGCGAATTATGTCTATCCCTACTGGTCCGGTTCGCTCGACAAGATCGCCGAAGTCGGACCTCACCTCTTCTTCCGCTGGCGCGGCGCATGGGGGATGCCGCAGGCGCTTTCGGCACGTTACAGCGGCGGCGAGCCGGACCCCCTGGCGCTCCGGGAAACCGCACAGGAAGTCGAACGCCCAGAAGACCTGCTACCCCGTCTGGCGCAACAGGGCACGGCAGTTCGAAGCATCACGGCTTCGGATATCCCGCGCGACCCGAGTTTGGCTGTAACGAGGCCGAGTACCCCCGATTCGCCTGCTCCCGGAGTACATTTTGTGCTGGTGTCAGGCGGAGATGCGCCGGGTGCACTGGTCGAGAAGGCGCGCACGCTTTGCCCGGGCGACCGCTATTGCCAGGTCTATGGCTGGGATGATGCAACCGCAATTCCCGCGCGATTGCCCCTGGGCGAAGATGCGCGCAGAGCCTTGCGTTTCAGTTACTTGCCCGCACGTTCAGGCAATCCGGAAGTCGTCTATTTCGACTGCAGGGTCTTTATTGCTCTTGAAAGCGGGGCCTGTTTGCCAAGAGCGATCCGTTGATCACTCAACCTCTACTGCGCATTTTTCCGCAACTACTTCCGGCACAATAGCGACCACAGTTGCACGACATTCAAGAATCCGCGACGTCGTTCTGGAAGGGCGGACGGGACTGCCCATCAGGAAGGGGTCGTCTCCATGAAATTTTCCAAGGCATCCACTCTCGTCCTTGCGCTTGCCCTCTGCGCGTGTGGCGGGGGAGACGGCAGCTCACCGCCACCCACAGGTGGTGGCGGCGGCAGCAGTGGCGGTGGGACCCCCACGCCAACCCCATCACCGGTAACCTATTCCAAGTTCGCCGACCTTACGGGACAGCAGGCCTTTGCATCGACCTGTGGCGGCGAAGAAATCTTCAATGGCCAGACCTTCACGAATGGCGGCACCGGCTTCGGTGAAGGCATCGCGATCAATTCCGACCGCTCGGGTCCGAGTTACGACATCACGGTCCAGCAGATGGGCTTCAACCCGCCATTCAGTCTGTCCTTCACCCAGGCCGACCGCGACCCTGCCGCCCCTGCCGGGACCGAGCGCTACAAGAAGACCGATGCGAGCGGGAACGCGCAGCGCTTCGGTGTTTCCGTGGTCACACTGGGGGGAGTGACCCAGGATTATGTGCGGCTTGCGACTTTAAGCTCACCAACCGGCGTCGGCTTCGTCAGCATCGGATGCGCTTTCGGGGTTCCGACAGTGCTGAGCGATGTTCCGTCAGCTACCAAGTCCTATAGCAAAGCGGTAGCGACCGGCATTCTCAGGCTGGTGGAAAACGCAGGTACCCTCGGAATGGGACCGGTCCACACTTATTCGACCAGCCCCACGACGATGACCGCGACTGCAAATCCGGCGAACGGACAGATTTCTTTTACCCTCAACCTGAAGGGCCAGGAAGTGGTTGCCGGTACGGTTTCGGACACGGTGACCGACCTTGGAACCTACACCGGAAGTACGACGATAGACGGATCGAAGCAGTCCTTTTCCGGGATCGTCTCGACCTCCGGCGGCTTGGTCGTCGGCAATTTCGGCGGCTGGTTCTTCGGACCGCAGGGGGCGACAATGGCGGTCTCCTTCAAGATGACAGAACGGCGACCCGACAACAGCGACGTCACCTATGGCGGTGTGACCTTCCTCAGCCCCTGAGGAAGGGCTGAGGGCGCTCCCGGGCCACACTCGCTCTCCCGCCAGTCGATCGGCCCGCGCGATTGCAAGCCCGAGGGACTCGCATGCCCCTGCCTTGCATGATAGCCTTTCCTCGAGAGGGAGAGGCACATGGCGACAGTGATCGACAAGAGCGGGCTTGATACCGGGGCACTCGATGTCCAGCCGATGACGCCTGCCATCGGGGCGGAGATTTACGGCGTCGACCTTGGCGCGGACGACATCGCCGAACGTATTCCGGAGATTCGTGCGGCTTTGCTTAGGTACGGGGTGATCTTCTTCCGCGACCAGCAGCTGACGCAGGAACAGCACATCGCCTTCGCGCGCCATTTCGGCGAACTGGAAATCCACCCCGCCACCCCTAAGAGCCAGGCCAATCCGGAAGTGCTGCGCATCGCCCACGGACCTGACAGCCGCGGGAGCGAGAACAACTGGCATTCCGACGTTACCTGGCGCGAATGCCCCTCGCTCGGTTCGATCCTATATGCGCGCGAAGTCCCGCCGGTGGGCGGCGATACGCTGTTCGCCAACATGCACCTCGCCTACGAGCGCCTGTCCGAACAGATGCAGCGGTTTTGCGAAGGCCTCACCGCCGTACACGACATCGCGCGCGTCTTCGCAAAACGGCTCGGCAAGTCGGTCGAGGAACTGCACGAGAAATATCCGCCGATGCGCCATCCGGTGATCCGCACCCATCCCGAGACTGGCGAGCGCGCGATCTACGTCAACACCGGCTTCACCAGCCACATCGAGGGCCTCTCGAAAACCGAAAGCGACTGGCTGCTCCAGCACCTTTACGCCACCGCCATGGACGTCGAGATCCAGTGCCGCTTCCGCTGGCGCGAAAACTCGATCGCCTTCTGGGACAATCGCGTATGCCAGCACCTTGCGGTGAGCGACTATTTCCCCGCACGCCGCGTGATGGAGCGAGTCACGATTGCCGGCGACCGGCCCTTTTTCACCCCGTAAGAGCGCGCTTGACGTAGCGTATTTTGCGCAAGCCAGATGCCGCGCTAATCCTCTCCTCAAATACGAGGAGAGAGTGGATGAGCGGCAATCCGGACATGACGTTTGCGGAGGTGGTGCGCGGGCGGCGTTCGATCCGCGGTTATCTCGACAAGCCGGTCCCGCGCGAGGTTATCGAGGAAGTGCTCGAGATCGCCATGCGCGCTCCTTCTTCCATGAACACGCAGCCCTGGCATTTCCACGTCATCACCGGCGAACCGCTCGACAAGATCCGCAAGGGCAACACCGAGAACATCCTCGCCGGAGTGCCCGACAGCCGCGAGTTCCGGCGCGGCAGCGCCTTCGAGGGTGTCCACCGCGAACGGCAGATTTACGTCGCCAAGCAGTTGTTCGGCGCCATGGGTATCGAGCGTGACGACAAGGAACGGCGGCAGGACTGGGTGCTGCGCGGCTTCCGCCAGTTCGACGCCCCGGTCTGTGTCATCATCACCTACGATCGCGTGCTGGACGACGGCGACGACAGCAAGTTCGATTGCGGCGCAGTGACGACCGCCCTCGTCAATGCCGCGTGGAGCCGTGGCCTCGGCTGCGTCATCAACTCGCAAGGCATCATGCAAAGCCCGGTCGTGCGCGAATATGCGGGCATCCCCGAGGACCAGATCATCATGAAGGCCGTCGCCATGGGCTGGCCCGACGAAACCTTCCCCGCCAATGCCGTGGTCAGCACGCGCAAGAGCGTGGAGGAAGCGGCACGTTTCGTGGGGTTTGAGGGATAGAATTGGCTTCCTGCGGGTTCATCATCCGCAACAGGGAGACACTGGCATGAGCGACACTCTCGTCCGTCTTGCGGACAACTTCTGGTCCGTGCGGGGCGAATTCCGCATTGGCGGCATTCTCGACGTCGGGACGCAATGCGCGCTCGTGCGGCTGGCGGATGGCGATTTCGTATTTCTCGACAGCTACACGCTCACCGATCCCATCCGGGACGAGATCGACGCGCTGACCGATGGCGGGGCGAAGGTGAAGGCCATCCTCAACCTGCACCCCTTCCACACGGTCCATTGCGAGTGGATGCATGCCGCCTACCCGCAGGCTGCACTCTACGGCACGGCGCGCCACCTGGCGAAATTCCCGCAGCTGCCGTGGCAGGAGACCAAATGCGAAGATGCGGCACTGGCCGAACGGTTCGGCGCCGACTTCGACTTCTCGGTGCCCCAGGGCGTTCCACTGGTCTGCGACGACGAGAGCGTGCACTTCTCCTCCGTGCTTGCCCTGCACCGTGAGAGCGGCACCATCCACGTCGACGACACGTTCAACCACCTCAAGAAGGGTTTCCCGCTTTCGCTTCTGCCGATCACGGGGCGGCTGGGTTTCCACCCCACCCTTGCCAAGGCGCTGGAGAAACGTGCCGGGGCAGCGGACGACTTCCGCGAATGGGCGATCGATCTGGGAATCCGCTGGTCCGACGCCCGCCGCATCGCTGCCGCTCACAATGCCGTGCTGGAAATTTCCTCGGGCAGTTTCCCAGACCTGGTGGGCGAAGCCTTGGGTCGCGTGAAGCCGGTTCTGGACAAGCACCGCGCTCAGTTCGGGTGAAGGCATTAACTCTCGGAGTGCGCCAGCATCCTCGAATGTGCGCTCACCGCGAGCGCGAGACGCCCTGTCACAACAACCTTGCTTGATGACCCGAAATTAAGGCCAACCTCCGATCACGAGCACTGAGCCGCTAATCGGCAGGACTCGCATTTGGAGGTCGCCTCATGAAATATACTACCCCGGTGGCACTGGCCGCCGTACTCGCACTCGGCATTGCCGGGCAGACTGCAATCGCCCAGGACACGGGCACCGACACCGACGCTGAGCCGGTGGTAGAGGAACCTGCCGGCAAGGGTGCAATCGTCACCCGTGGCGATCTGACCGAAGATCGCGCAGTGCTCGACGAGGAAGGCAATCCTGTCGTCGACGAAGCCGGCAATCCGCTCATGGAAACAGTCGTGGTCGGTCGTTCGCAGACGGTCGAAACGCCCTCGGGCAATGTCCACACCATCACCAAGGCCGATGGCGAGCATGCCGTCGTGACCCATGAACGTGCCGAACGTCCCGAACGCAGCGCCCGCGTCGAAAAGGCCGAGCGCCCCGAACGTCCCGAAAAGCCCGAGAAGCCGGAAAAGCCGGAAAAGCCCGGCCGCGGCGGCTGACATCATCGATGAAATCCGAAGCCCCGCCCCGCGCGTGCGGAGGCGGGGCTTCCTGTCCAGGGGACACCAGATCATGCGGATCACCAAAGCGGCAGCGATGGCCGCCATCCCGATTGCACTCGCCACACCGGCAGCGGCCGATGACTATGTCCAGTTCAGCACCGGTATCGACTATTCGAGCGGCGACTATGGAGACACGGTCGACACCGACATGCTTGCCGTACCTTTCTCGGTGAAGGTCCAGCGCGGCAATTTCGACGTCAAGCTGACACTGCCCTATGTCGATGTCACAGGCCCGGAAGGCGTCATTCCTGGTGACGGAGGCGTACGAGGCCCCGGAAACGGAAACGGCAATGGCGGTGGCGGGACTGCCGATCCCGTTGTGTCTTCGCGCTCGGGGCTCGGCGATGCCGTCCTGTCGGCGACTTATTCAATGCCGATCGGCGAGAGCACCTGGTTCGACACGACGGGCAAGGTGAAGTTTCCGACCGCTTCGGAAGCGAAGTTCCTCGGAACCGGTACCACCGATTTCACTCTTCAGGGCGAATTGCTGCATGCCTTCGGTCCGCTGAGCGCATCGGTGCGCGGCGGACGTCGTTTCAACGGTTCGAGCGACGTCTACCCGCTCGAGGATGTGTGGCAGGCGGGCGGAGGGCTGTACCTCGCTTCCGGCAACAGCACCTTCGGCCTCGACTACGACTGGCGCGAAGGATCGCTCGCCACCTCGCCCGACCGGAGCGAGATCACCGGATCGCTGACCCAGAAGCTCAACGATAGGCTGAGGCTGCAAGGCTATGCCTATACCGGACTCGCCGACGGCAGCCCTGATATCGGCGCCGGCGCGCAAGTCCTCTACCGCATCGGCGGTTAGGACAATTGTTCGACCTTCTGCCGCACTAGCGGCAGCTGGTCGTTGCCGAAATACATGTTCTCCTCGCCCACGAAGATCGTCGGGGAGCCGAAGGCGCCGCGATGTATCGCTTCGTCGGTGTTGACGCGCAGGCGATCCTTGATCTCGGGGTCGGTCGACCGTTGCGCCAGCGCCGCCCCGTCGAAGCCTGCCTCGTCGGCTATGGCGACCAGCACTTCGGGATCGTCGAGATTGCGCATGCCGGTGAAATAGGCCTCGAATGCCGCGTGGGCGAAGCGTTCAAGCGCCTCTTGGTCGTCCTCCAGTGCGCAGCAGAAACGCATGGCGTGGACCGATTTGACCGGATGATGTTCGGAAGGGAAATTCATCTCCACCCCGGCCAGCCGCGCCCATTGCTTGAGCCAGACGAAGCTGCGGGCCAGCCGCGCCGCATTCTCCGGCTTGCGACTTTCGTAAACGGCCGGATTGACCGCATTGAAGACGCCGCCGACCAGGAACGGGCGCCATGTGATCGCATAGTCGAGACCTTCGAGCTTGGATCGGATGTTGGCGAAGGCGAGCCGCGTCCACGGGCTCGACAGGTCGAAGAAGAATTCGACATCCACGCTCATAGCAATTTCGCCTTCCCCGTTCCGAAGAGGTTGCGTCGCTCCTCCTCGCTCATTTCACCCTGCCTTCGCATGTCGCTGCCGAGAGCCACTCCGCGCCGCAGGCCTTCGCGAGCCTTCAGCGTGTCGTACCAACGCTTCACGTGCGGGAATTCGTCGAGCGGAACCCCTTGCGCCTTCCAAGTCCGAACCCACGGGAAACAGGCCATGTCGGCGACCGTATAGTCCGGCCCCGCGATGTGTTCTTCCTGCCCCAGTTGGCGGTCCATCACGGCGTAGACGCGCAGCGTCTCGCGGTGGAAACGCTCGATGGCGTAGGGGAGCTTCTCCTCCGCGTAGAGGTGGAAGTGTCCGTGTTGCCCCAAAGTAGGGCCAAGGTGGCCGACCTGCCAGAACAACCACTGCCGCACCCGCGACATTCCGCGCAGGTCGGTGGGGAGGAACTGCCCCGACTTCTCGCCAAGGTAGAGCAGCACCGCGCCGGATTCGAAAACGGTGACCGGCTCTCCCCCGTCACCGGGCGCATGATCGATGATTGCCGGAATCCGCCCGTTGGGATTGATCGCGAGATATTCCTCGGTGTGCTGGTCTCCGGCGGCAAGGTTCACCCAGCGCGGTTCATAAGCGAGTCCGCACTCCTCCAGCATGATCGCGACCTTCCACCCGTTGGGCGCAGGCGCGGTGAAGAATTCGATCATCGGCTGGCAATCTCCCCTGTCTGGAAGGCACCATCATGAGCGGAGAGGGGCGATGCAAGAAAAAACCCCCGGCGGGCGGTGGCCTGCCGGGGGTCGATGTCCGTTTGGGTCTTGGCCGCTTCAGCGGAGGCTCACCACATTGTCCGCTTCCGGACGGGTGCGGCTGCCGTCGTAGAGGCTCGCCATGGGCTCGTCGGTGACGATGATCCGCTCGGCCGCACCGAAGCCGTTGAAGTCGGTCTTCATTGCAGCACCGTATGCGCCGAGCATGCCGATCTCGAAATAATCGCCAGCCTGGATGTCCTCGGGCAGCGGGAACGGGCCCTGCATGTAATCCGCATCGTCGCAGGTCGGGCCGTAGAAGGCGAAGTCCATCTCCGGCTTGATGAGGTCGTCCTCAAGCGCGCGGACCGGGAATTTCCAGTCCACGTGAGCGGCATCGAACAGCGCGCCATAGGCGCCGTCATTGATGTAGAGTTCGTCTCCGCGG
This genomic window contains:
- the dprA gene encoding DNA-processing protein DprA, with protein sequence MNAPAHPVLTQEEAFARIRLLRSPNIGPVSYAMLLQRFGNAGTVIDALPELSARGGRQYRPARVETIEREVEAVRAAGAKYLFHDQPSYPALLGEIDGAPPILTWRGDVSLLDQPCVALVGARNSSAAAVKLARDFGAALAEAGFTVVSGLARGIDGAAHEGAFPRTVGVIASGIDIAYPPQHAALQERIAEEGLLVAEQPPGTEPRGSHFPSRNRIIAGLSLGTLVVEAAVKSGSLITARLAGEAGREVMAIPGSPLEPRSHGCNHLIREGAVLVNSPEDVVELLSGFEGNPRSHFREPLSAEWYSHAELASTEPARIADLLTTAPVGVDELIRQSGEGAAAVQLALLELEIAGRLERHAGGRVSLVS
- the plsY gene encoding glycerol-3-phosphate 1-O-acyltransferase PlsY, producing MTITTLYAALLGYAFGSIPFGLIIAKLGGKGDIRSIGSGNIGATNVLRTGSKGLAAATLLLDLAKGLIPVLIARQLFWEDMGWTALFAVLGHCFPVWLGFKGGKGVATNAGVSFGLAVPLGLTYAVVWIGMLAITRISSLAGMSAVVAAAIAAFLIGQPTFAKVMAIIAVLVIWLHRENIKRLMAGTEPRVGGSKAKPEE
- the murI gene encoding glutamate racemase, encoding MNASAPILLFDSGVGGLTVLAEVRKALPDAPVIYAADMAGLPYGTKSEAEIAARVAGLLGRMAERWQPRLICIACNTASTIALGMVRDVLEIPIVGTVPAIKPAASLTTTGTFGLLGTEATIRQAYVDNLEREFAGGKRLLRHGANGLVPLAEAKLRGEDVSVEAVAREIAGLLSLDGADSIDTLVLACTHFPLLEDELRQAIGRDVRFVHGAEGIARRVAYLTQGQSFERDGPDRAVTTGDLADFHRLASTFARYGIERLEKF
- the hemA gene encoding 5-aminolevulinate synthase, which gives rise to MNYDQIFDQAIDRLHEEGRYRVFIDILRNKGAFPNARCFAGHNGPKPVTVWCSNDYLAMGQHPKVIAAMEEALHDVGAGSGGTRNIGGNTHYHIQLEQELADLHGKEGALLFTSGYVSNDATLSTLAKLLPGCVIFSDELNHASMIAGIRNAGCEKRVWRHNDVEHLEELLAAEDPDTPKLIAFESVYSMDGDVAPIHAICDLAEKYNALTYIDEVHAVGMYGKRGGGISERDEAAHRIDIIEGTLGKAFGVMGGYIAADTRIIDCIRSYAPGFIFTTSLSPVLVAGVLAAVRHLKSSSEERDGQQAAAATLKQKMRDAGLPVMDSVTHIVPVMVGDPVRAKKISDILLAEYGVYVQPINFPTVPRGTERLRFTPGPAHTPPMMDELVAALVEIWGRVELQLQKAA
- a CDS encoding cell wall hydrolase, with translation MFGRNATTFRENAPLLGVVALLLATFALLAMFGHPDATAKIERERSETSLIETLPATGDDVGTIVSDLAPDDAKARNESVPFADDAPPPAKPFTFRGNGIDRQRARDCLALAAMAEAGSGDEDQRAVMQVVLNRVRHPAFAKTVCGVVFEGSERPTGCQFTFTCDGSLDRTYSDAMWRSARERAQEALGGYVDAKVGSATHYHANYVYPYWSGSLDKIAEVGPHLFFRWRGAWGMPQALSARYSGGEPDPLALRETAQEVERPEDLLPRLAQQGTAVRSITASDIPRDPSLAVTRPSTPDSPAPGVHFVLVSGGDAPGALVEKARTLCPGDRYCQVYGWDDATAIPARLPLGEDARRALRFSYLPARSGNPEVVYFDCRVFIALESGACLPRAIR
- a CDS encoding TauD/TfdA dioxygenase family protein, with product MATVIDKSGLDTGALDVQPMTPAIGAEIYGVDLGADDIAERIPEIRAALLRYGVIFFRDQQLTQEQHIAFARHFGELEIHPATPKSQANPEVLRIAHGPDSRGSENNWHSDVTWRECPSLGSILYAREVPPVGGDTLFANMHLAYERLSEQMQRFCEGLTAVHDIARVFAKRLGKSVEELHEKYPPMRHPVIRTHPETGERAIYVNTGFTSHIEGLSKTESDWLLQHLYATAMDVEIQCRFRWRENSIAFWDNRVCQHLAVSDYFPARRVMERVTIAGDRPFFTP
- a CDS encoding nitroreductase — encoded protein: MSGNPDMTFAEVVRGRRSIRGYLDKPVPREVIEEVLEIAMRAPSSMNTQPWHFHVITGEPLDKIRKGNTENILAGVPDSREFRRGSAFEGVHRERQIYVAKQLFGAMGIERDDKERRQDWVLRGFRQFDAPVCVIITYDRVLDDGDDSKFDCGAVTTALVNAAWSRGLGCVINSQGIMQSPVVREYAGIPEDQIIMKAVAMGWPDETFPANAVVSTRKSVEEAARFVGFEG
- a CDS encoding 2-hydroxychromene-2-carboxylate isomerase; protein product: MSVDVEFFFDLSSPWTRLAFANIRSKLEGLDYAITWRPFLVGGVFNAVNPAVYESRKPENAARLARSFVWLKQWARLAGVEMNFPSEHHPVKSVHAMRFCCALEDDQEALERFAHAAFEAYFTGMRNLDDPEVLVAIADEAGFDGAALAQRSTDPEIKDRLRVNTDEAIHRGAFGSPTIFVGEENMYFGNDQLPLVRQKVEQLS
- a CDS encoding glutathione S-transferase N-terminal domain-containing protein, which codes for MIEFFTAPAPNGWKVAIMLEECGLAYEPRWVNLAAGDQHTEEYLAINPNGRIPAIIDHAPGDGGEPVTVFESGAVLLYLGEKSGQFLPTDLRGMSRVRQWLFWQVGHLGPTLGQHGHFHLYAEEKLPYAIERFHRETLRVYAVMDRQLGQEEHIAGPDYTVADMACFPWVRTWKAQGVPLDEFPHVKRWYDTLKAREGLRRGVALGSDMRRQGEMSEEERRNLFGTGKAKLL